Proteins encoded within one genomic window of Psilocybe cubensis strain MGC-MH-2018 chromosome 2, whole genome shotgun sequence:
- a CDS encoding Malate synthase, glyoxysomal: MTVQGVKIHSKVAPKAQAELFTDGALKFLAALHRTFESTRQSLLVAREDAQRRLDSGVPLDFPKETAHIRAEPSWHCVPPAPGLEDRRVEITGPTDRKMVINALNSGAKTFMADFEDSSAPTFANMINGQVNLRDAIRRQIDFETGGKSYKLSENPAVLIVRPRGWHLDEPRVTVDNQPMSGSLFDFALYFYHNAHELVKRGYGPYFYLPKMEHYLEARLWNDVFVFSQSYIGMAHNTIRATVLIETLPAAFQMEEILFELRNHSSGLNCGRWDYIFSFIKKRRADRSAVLPDRKDVTMTVPFMDAYVRLLIQTCHKRKVAAMGGMSAQIPIKDDPKANEVAMAKVRADKLREVTAGHDGTWIAHPLINKIAREVFDQNMLGPNQYYVLRSEVKVAAADLLSTAVPGKITSEGVRENVETCLAYTAAWVGGNGCIPLNYLMEDAATAEITRVQLWQWVHYGSRVSDTGAPITAEYVDALVKEIAPNLGKIVAGLKEADVNIAAEYLKGQVRRRWPSEFLTSDLMGYLAVRDGVEPGLQRAAL, translated from the exons ATGACCGTCCAAGGCGTTAAGATCCATTCTAAAGTAGCCCCAAAAGCTCAGGCTGAGCTCTTCACCGACGGCGCGCTCAAGTTCCTCGCCGCTCTCCATCGCACATTCGAATCTACTCGCCAGTCGTTGCTTGTCGCTCGCGAGGATGCTCAACGCAGATTGGACTCCGGAGTTCCTCTCGACTTTCCCAAGGAGACTGCGCACATCCGTGCCGAGCCTTCATGGCACTGCGTTCCCCCTGCCCCAGGTCTGGAAGACCGTCGCGTCGAAATCACTGGTCCAACAGACAGGAAGATGGTCATCAACGCCCTCAACAGCGGTGCAAAGACATTCATGGCGGATTTCGAAG ATTCCAGCGCCCCCACTTTCGCCAACATGATCAATGGCCAGGTCAACCTTCGCGATGCTATCAGGCGGCAAATCGATTTCGAGACGGGAGGGAAATCGTACAAGCTTTCTGAGAACCCAGCTGTACTCATCGTTCG GCCCAGAGGATGGCACCTTGATGAGCCCCGCGTTACCGTCGACAATCAACCCATGTCTGGTTCTCTGTTCGATTTCGCCCTTTACTTCTATCACAACGCGCACGAATTGGTCAAGCGCGGATACGGACCTTACTTTTACCTACCTAAAATGGAACACTACCTCGAAGCGAGACTCTGGAACGATGTTTTCGTATTCTCGCAGTCCTATATCGGAATGGCCCACAATACCATCCGTGCCACCGTTCTTATTGAAACTCTCCCTGCTGCATTCCAAATGGAAGAGATCCTGTTCGAGTTGCGAAATCATTCGTCTGGCCTGAACTGTGGACG atggGATTACATTTTTAGCTTCataaagaagagaagggcCGATCGCAGTGCTGTCCTTCCTGACCGCAAAGATGTCACCATGACTGTTCCATTTATGGATGCCTATGTGCGCCTTCTTATCCAGACATGCCATAA GCGCAAGGTCGCGGCTATGGGTGGAATGTCTGCCCAAATTCCCATCAAGGACGATCCAAAGGCTAACGAAGTAGCCATGGCGAAAGTCCGAGCTGACAAGTTGCGCGAGGTTACGGCTGGTCATGATGGAACCTGGATCGCGCATCCCCTCATCAATAAAATCGCACGCGAGGTCTTTGACCAGAACATGCTGGGGCCTAATCAG TACTATGTTCTCCGCTCCGAAGTCAAAGTCGCTGCTGCCGATCTCCTAAGCACCGCCGTACCAGGAAAGATTACCTCCGAGGGCGTTCGTGAAAATGTCGAAACATGTCTTGCCTACACCGCCGCCTGGGTTGGTGGAAATGGATGTATCCCCCTCAACTATCTCATGGAGGATGCCGCAACTGCTGAGATCACTCGCGTCCAACTTTGGCAGTGGGTACACTACGGCTCGCGTGTGTCTGACACCGGCGCTCCTATCACTGCGGAGTATGTTGACGCACTTGTGAAAGAGATTGCGCCCAACCTGGGTAAAATCGTTGCTGGTTTGAAGGAGGCCGACGTCAACATCGCCGCTGAATATTTGAAGGGTCAagtgaggaggaggtggcCAAGCGAGTTCTTGACGAGCGATCTGATGGGATATTTGGCGGTTAGAGATGGTGTTGAGCCCGGATTGCAACGAGCTGCTTTGTGa